The genomic DNA aaagatacGGCGTTGAACCTGAGAGTCTAGAAGAGCACGAAAGTTGCATGCATGACCATTCCAGCGGCAAGACATAGAACTCGGACAGCAGAAACTGAACTCATGGTAGCTGGAATTTAAAAAATAGAAGGAAATTTTATTTAAACGCTATCATCGCACAGAAACTTCATGGAGCATTAAGGACATCACTTTTCCAGACGGTATACCGTCTATGCTTAGTTGTATTACAATAATTAACATTTAGTACAGTGACTTTCTTTGCACTCCAATTACTGTTGAGTGAGAAATGTGCTATGGTGATGGAGGCATGGCGTATACAAAAGTGTGCAACAGTTAAGAAAAAGAACTATTTCAgtccaaaaaaataaattgtgctgttccgataacatggttttcaaaaatagggtaggaaggtcggcaggaatttttttccaaaatatttttatttttaaatatgcatttccaaggtttcagggcggtcaaacactggccacaacatttccagaaaaatgtatcatacatataaaaggggaaaaaacataaaagacatcggattcctcgttcaagcaaaaatcaagtGCCAAGTAACGAgcgcgtgattttacggttttttctttacttccgtgtttacgtagctctaaaagtTTAGGATCGGCAGGtagaaatagggtaggtcgggttataggaacagtacaattttttgttcggccttacGCGACAGAGTTACTGCTGACAAACATATAGACCTGGTACGCACCTGCAGAAACACGGGAATCACATGCGTCTGCATATTCCCCGAGACAAGCGGCGTACTTGATGACGTGAGCGATGTAATTCTGTTCGTGGATGTTTTGAAATAAGTGAGAGTAAGGCCCATCAGCGTGCAGAGAAACATCCTCGCCACCATGAGTTTCCCACTGCAAAGGAATAAGGGCTTGTTGTAGGTAGTCTGGGGCTTCTGTGCAATAAAGacacatacaaaaataaattacagcGATGAATTAAGAGTGCAGTCCTTTGATGTTTCTATTTTGCGCCGCAACGACCGTCAGACACGATCTGAAAGGATGAGTATCTGCTTTGGGTCGAAGGTCACTCTTTCTTCAAAGCTTGGTTCAGATGTATTCAAAACACTGGTCACGGGAGTGTTCATTAGTATTGAACCTCGCTACAGGTTTCGCATTAGGAAGTCGTTTATGTGCTGTTATTGACATCGTTTATCACATCCTGGAATCACAGGTATTACCCAACCAGACATCTGAGCTGGTTGTTTTGGAAGGGCTGCGACGATAATTCCTTTGATTACTGACACTTTACCTGTATCAACGTCTGTGATATTAGGCCTGGTACCGTTGTTCGTAAAAGACTCCATAACCTCCTTTCCACTGGGTCCGTTAGTGTACATAATGGTGGTGTAAGGCAGGTCGTCCAGTGCTATATCGCCGGTTTTTCCTATCAAGATGAAGGAATTACATTCACATTAGTGGGGTCAAACGCAAAAGTACCAAATATGAGTCTGTCCTAAACCTTTTCGTAACTACATCGAAATCTTGATATAACATCATACCTTGCCAATTCTGACTAATTATCAATCGTTGTAGAGGGGAGGGATCTGACATAATGACTAATACAGATGCGTTTGTTTGGCAGTTTAAATCAATGACTATGATACGTTAAGCATGCATTATCTGCATTAATGTTAACATCAACGAAGATTGCAAAGCGCACCTTTATAATTACAACGTGAAGAATTTTGTGATGGTTTTCGAGATTAGCTGACTCTATACCTAGAATGGGATTTCCTCTCTTCGGGTTACCGTTGATCGTGTTCACGTGACTATGATCAGCTGTTACGATCACCAACGTATCTTCAGTGTCTGTCATTTCCAAAGCTGTCTTTACAGCGTCATCAAAGGCTAACGTGTCCACGAGGGCTTTATATGCGAGGGTGTCATGGTGGGCGTGGTCAATCCTTCCCCCTGTTGTTCAACGGAAGACAAACATGGTTGTTACTTGTTACTGAGATTCATTGCGTTATTGACAGGACCATATGGTTTGCACATGCATGCTCCCGTGGTCAcgtgaagagagagagagagagagagagagagagagagagagagagagagagagagagagagttgaatAATTGAGCGCCATGACGTTTACTTATGTTATCCCTGGCACCTCTAAAGAGTGCAATGGAAGCGTCAGTTTCCAATGAGCAGCTCACCTTCAACGAAAAGAAAGAATCCTTCATCGTTTTTACTCAGCATCAGTATGGCTTTTTCTACCATCTCTGCAAGGCCTGGTTCTCCAGCTACGTCATTCGTCCTGTCAGTTTCATATTGCATGTGACTATGTTCGAAGAGCCCTGGTGTGAAGTGACGAAAAGtaaagcatttttaattttttcgttTATGTAAGGCTTCATCCGTGACTTGTAAGGTAGCGTCATTtcaggctgcgttcacaaaaaaggtCTAGGCTGTAGGAATTCGGgtgggggattcgaaaattctcGGGGTATTAGAGGGGGGActttaaagttttgctctgcctatgggGTGGggggctgaaaatattttggttcccaacactttgatgtcatccaatggttctaatgttagtaataatttcacaaaatctataaccattttgtcgcattttctGACTTTTATCTCGACGAGTGGCCTTGTAACACGGCAGAAGCTGCGACTGTTCATAATTTTTAATGCAATCTATTTAATTTAATTGGTTTTATTTACCCGATTTGAAAAGGCAATTGAATTACACATGAAATCGAGAGGGAGAAACTAACAAAGGAGTGGGTAAATGGGGAGTCGGGAAATAGCTTCCCAAACCCCGCAATAACTTGTAAGGAACTAAAAGTTAGCAATTAAAGAAGGctcataataacaataataaatagttctttaaagaaaaaagaagaaaagcgCTGAATTAATCACAACATTGTAGAAAATCACTAAATTACTACATGGCGAAAGTGAAATTATATctatataaaataaatcaccTGCTACTGACTGATCAAATTTTCtctgaaagtctgtttgaaGTTTTGTAAAGAGTTTGAGAACTTAATATGAACAGGAATGTCGTTCCAAACTCTTGCTCCAGAAAAATAAACAGCAAACTGGCTTAATGTGTCATTGCATGGTATGGACGTAGGTTTTGAAGTTGGCAATTTCTAGTATTATAGTCATGACAACTGACACTGGAGTAATCTGATAATGCATGTGGTGAATGCTTGTGAATCAAGCTGTAAACGAAGGGACCAAGGAGGAATGtatatagtttcttgttctctctctacagcatgctgaaacacaatattcagtgtttcaccaaagcctgtatatataaatacgTATTGGATGAATCCAGACTGAAAACcgtttgtc from Ptychodera flava strain L36383 chromosome 12, AS_Pfla_20210202, whole genome shotgun sequence includes the following:
- the LOC139146056 gene encoding alkaline phosphatase, tissue-nonspecific isozyme-like: MTNTTEDPEHSSLTGLRTDGRDLVSEWRNLPAFDGLRAEYVWKKDDFDAADPESTDYLFGLFEHSHMQYETDRTNDVAGEPGLAEMVEKAILMLSKNDEGFFLFVEGGRIDHAHHDTLAYKALVDTLAFDDAVKTALEMTDTEDTLVIVTADHSHVNTINGNPKRGNPILGKTGDIALDDLPYTTIMYTNGPSGKEVMESFTNNGTRPNITDVDTEAPDYLQQALIPLQWETHGGEDVSLHADGPYSHLFQNIHEQNYIAHVIKYAACLGEYADACDSRVSAGAYQVYMFVSSNSVA